The following proteins are encoded in a genomic region of Penaeus chinensis breed Huanghai No. 1 chromosome 10, ASM1920278v2, whole genome shotgun sequence:
- the LOC125029996 gene encoding uncharacterized protein LOC125029996 — MGRHIFKNSERRGQLSLLQFSPNDYPSTDTIELPVDGDVLRRLVVSLHTRRPLDQLSGRRSASPSNLCEVFHSRPDLLLRSPVMKVVLVSVLAAVAMQPWPPSLAAVTANLFRRVEVSRTTLMRSQNTELAQLPSGLSDLIRCAAACTVDPQCQMWCQGASSEECLVSDMVVASAYVEADLADAIACYTRRLKDLVVGASIEGSPVHPKFPLRVKENLIDGIFYQDENNKCYRTDNNLNRPWFALDFGTTVTFRFVKLFAQALGALSMVNTIADVEVRVGMAAVTTPGDFSSYQFFGNFTGPAVEFGQVIVLESPASVTSRFLSVQKMQDGERLQVCHIEVY; from the exons ATGGGTcgacatatatttaaaaacagcGAAAGAAGGGGCCAGCTCTCTCTACTGCAGTTTAGCCCAAATGACTACCCGTCCACAGACACCATCGAGCTGCCAGTGGATGGAGACGTCTTGCGGCGTCTTGTAGTATC ACTGCACACCAGACGTCCTCTCGACCAGCTGAGTGGCCGccgctctgcctccccctccaacctGTGCGAGGTCTTTCATTCACGGCCGGATCTCCTGCTCAGAAGCCCAGTAATGAAGGTGGTACTGGTGTCTGTGCTGGCGGCGGTGGCGATGCAGCCTTGGCCTCCGTCCCTGGCCGCTGTCACCGCCAACCTCTTTCGTAGAGTGGAGGTCTCGAGAACGACGCTGATGAGGTCACAGAACACAGAACTCGCCCAGCTTCCTTCAGGACTCTCCGATTTAATCCGCTGTGCTGCCGCGTGCACTGTTGACCCTCAATGCCAAATGTGGTGCCAAGGAGCCTCGTCCGAGGAGTGCCTCGTCTCAGACATGGTGGTGGCGTCAGCTTATGTAGAGGCCGACTTGGCTGATGCAATTGCTTGCTACACACGACGCCTCAAGGACTTGGTTGTCGGGGCGTCCATCGAGGGAAGTCCAGTTCACCCTAAATTTCCCCTGAGAGTTAAGGAAAATCTTATTGATGGAATCTTCTACcaggatgaaaataacaaatgttACAGAACGGATAACAATCTAAATCGCCCCTGGTTTGCACTGGACTTCGGCACCACAGTAACTTTCCGCTTTGTTAAGCTCTTCGCACAGGCACTAGGCGCACTAAGCATGGTGAACACCATCGCTGACGTGGAGGTGAGAGTGGGCATGGCAGCCGTGACTACCCCAGGAGACTTCAGCTCATACCAATTCTTCGGAAACTTTACCGGACCTGCTGTTGAGTTTGGACAAGTGATTGTGTTGGAGTCTCCCGCCTCTGTGACGTCCAGGTTCCTCTCGGTGCAGAAGATGCAGGACGGGGAGAGGCTGCAAGTTTGTCATATAGAAGTATATTGA